One Nocardioidaceae bacterium SCSIO 66511 genomic window carries:
- a CDS encoding sulfite exporter TauE/SafE family protein has translation MALVAIAGMGAGIINTIVGSGTLITFPTLVSFGVPPVTATMSNAVGLIPGGITGSLGYRRELAGQRRRLIALAPASFVGALTGAYLLLHLPEDAFITIVPVLLVIALVLVVAQPYLQRRLAARREAAVAAGHVPPTHPDGTAKVGRGRVVIAITGAYFVGVYGGYFTAAQGILLIGVLGLVIPDSLQRHNAMKNVLSLIVNLVAGAVYVTVGWDRIDWTAVALIAGGSLIGGSIGAHVGRRLPPAVLRGCIVVLGIIALYNLLRL, from the coding sequence ATGGCGTTGGTCGCGATCGCGGGTATGGGCGCCGGCATCATCAACACGATCGTGGGGTCCGGGACACTGATCACGTTCCCAACGCTCGTCTCGTTCGGCGTACCACCGGTCACGGCGACGATGAGCAACGCCGTCGGGCTGATCCCCGGCGGCATCACCGGGTCGCTCGGCTACCGCCGCGAGCTGGCCGGTCAACGTCGGCGCCTGATTGCGCTGGCGCCGGCGTCGTTCGTCGGCGCGCTCACCGGCGCGTACCTGCTGCTGCACCTTCCAGAAGACGCGTTCATCACGATCGTCCCGGTCCTGCTGGTGATCGCGCTGGTTCTTGTCGTGGCTCAGCCGTACCTGCAGCGCAGGCTCGCGGCTCGTCGCGAGGCAGCGGTGGCTGCCGGACACGTTCCGCCGACCCACCCGGACGGCACCGCCAAGGTCGGCCGCGGGCGCGTCGTCATCGCGATCACGGGGGCGTACTTCGTCGGTGTGTACGGCGGCTACTTCACCGCTGCTCAGGGGATTCTGCTCATCGGCGTACTCGGGCTCGTGATCCCCGACTCGCTGCAACGGCACAACGCGATGAAGAACGTTCTGTCGCTGATCGTCAACCTGGTCGCGGGTGCGGTGTACGTGACTGTCGGCTGGGACCGGATCGACTGGACAGCGGTCGCGCTGATCGCAGGAGGGTCCCTGATCGGTGGTTCGATCGGTGCGCACGTCGGGCGACGGCTGCCGCCCGCTGTTCTGCGCGGCTGCATCGTGGTGCTCGGGATCATCGCGCTCTACAACCTGCTGAGGTTGTAG
- a CDS encoding peptidoglycan DD-metalloendopeptidase family protein, which translates to MAKPNFKAPFPCGQTWTYSHHSAEVRLALDFVDTGGNTDGAPVLASAAGTVSHQWEAGGAGNYVVIDHGDGWQTYYFHLSSFSTADGAQVAQGQQIGTTGSTGASSGPHQHYEQLYNGEGQTIEINGQSLAPYPGGYFEKSLTSDNCGGDDGGGGGGDTHPFSTWGSGINVRAASNTGSAVVGTLGGPTNVNVVCQEQGETVTAEGYTNDWWSKLDGYNGYITNIYIAHPDAKLPGVPLC; encoded by the coding sequence ATGGCGAAGCCGAACTTCAAAGCCCCGTTCCCGTGCGGTCAGACGTGGACGTACAGCCACCACAGCGCGGAGGTACGCCTTGCGCTCGACTTCGTCGACACCGGCGGCAACACCGACGGTGCGCCTGTGCTCGCATCGGCCGCAGGCACCGTCAGCCACCAGTGGGAGGCCGGCGGCGCCGGCAACTACGTGGTGATCGACCACGGCGACGGATGGCAGACGTACTACTTCCACCTGAGCTCGTTCTCGACCGCCGACGGCGCCCAAGTGGCCCAAGGTCAGCAGATCGGCACGACCGGAAGCACCGGCGCGTCCAGCGGCCCGCATCAGCACTACGAGCAGCTGTACAACGGTGAAGGCCAGACGATCGAGATCAACGGCCAGTCGCTCGCGCCCTACCCCGGAGGCTACTTCGAGAAGTCGTTGACGAGCGACAACTGCGGCGGCGACGACGGTGGCGGCGGGGGTGGCGACACGCACCCGTTCTCCACCTGGGGCAGCGGGATCAACGTACGCGCCGCGTCGAACACCGGCTCGGCGGTCGTCGGTACGCTCGGCGGCCCGACGAACGTCAACGTGGTCTGCCAGGAGCAAGGCGAAACCGTTACGGCCGAGGGCTACACCAACGACTGGTGGTCGAAGCTCGACGGCTACAACGGCTACATCACCAACATCTACATCGCGCATCCGGATGCGAAGCTGCCCGGCGTACCACTCTGCTGA